The DNA sequence TCGGTCACAGATCTCCGGCGACTCGGCGCAGTCGGTGGCTCGGCCCATGCCGTTCGAGGAGGTCCGCGACTTCTTCTACGACCGCAACAACTACATCGGTGAGCTCGACAATGCCGCCGAGAAGCTATTCGTCGAGACCGGGATGCGCTTCGGCGGCTTGGATATTCAGCTGTCGACGCTGATGGCCGAGCGATTCGACATCACCGTGGCGATCGTCGACGACCTGCCGACGGGAACGAAGCGGGTCTTCGACCCGGCGACTCGGGTGCTGCGCATCGCGCATTGGCTGCTGGCGGGTCAGCGGGCCTTCCAGATCGCCACCCAACTGGCGCTGCTCACCCAACAGGAGCTGATGTCGGACATTGTCGCGCAAGACCAATCGTTGAGCCCAGAGTCCCGCGATGTCGCCAAGATCGGGTTGGCCAACTACTTCGCCGGAGCGTTCCTGTTGCCGTATCGGCAGTTTCAGCGTTCCGCCACCGACCTGCGCTATGACATCGACCTGTTGGGGCGCCGCTTCGAGGTCGGTTTCGAGACGGTGTGCCATCGCCTGTCGACCCTGCAACAACCCGGCCGGCGCGGGGTGCCGTTCATCTTCGTGCGTACCGACAAGGCGGGAAACATCTCGAAGCGCCAGTCCGCCACCGCGTTTCACTTCAGCCGGGTCGGTGGCAGCTGTCCGCTGTGGGTGGTGCACGACGCGTTCAGCCAACCGGGCCGGATCGTCACCCAGGTGGCGCAGATGCCCGACGGCCGCAAGTACTTCTGGATCGCCACCACCACGCCACCCGAGGGGCGCGGCTATCTGGGGCAGCACAAGACTTTCGCCGTCGGACTGGGGTGCGATCTAGCGCATGCCGACAAGCTGGTGTACTCCACCGGCGTCGCCCTCAATGACGACGCCACCGTGGTACCGATCGGTGCGGGTTGCAAGATCTGCGAGCGCGAGGCGTGCCCGCAGCGGGCATTTCCGTTTCTGGGCCGGCGGGTCGTCGTCGACGAGAACGCCGGCAGCGGGCTGCCCTACTCGCCGGTCGTGTCGGTTCCGGCCGGACGGTAGAACAGGGCCAGCTGGCCGATGGCGCCCGCCAGCCCGAGGCCGAGCGAGATCCACAGGCCCGGCCAGCCGTTCTTCCAGCAATGGCAGAACATCTGGTGGTCCGCGCTGAGGTAGCCCGGCCCGAGCATCGCCACCACGACGGCGCCGGTGGCCAGCACCAGGTTGTACTCCCAGCCGTTGGTCAGCACGAAGAAGCCGTTCGCGCGGTGCACGGTCCACACCGCCACCGCCATCAGGGCCACGAATCCGGCGGCGGCGATCGGGGTCAGTAGCCCCACCGCGAGCCCGAGCCCGGCGGCGATCTCCGCGGTTGCCGCCGTCACCGCCTGGAACTTGCCGTGCTTCATCCCGATGCTTTCGAACCAGCCCGCGGTGCCGGGGATTCGGCCTCCGCCGAAGAACTTGTTGAACCCGTGCGCCGCCATGGTCAGACCGAGAACCAGACGCAGGAGCAGCAATGCGACATCAGCAGCAGTGACCATCTGCTCAAACTACAACGCAGCGTCCAGCAATCGCAGATATACCTCGATATCGCTGACCGCCGACTCGGCGGCATGCACGCTGATCACCACGGTGTCACCGATGCCGTGCACCCCGTGAGTCAGCCCCATCGCCGGGGACAACGACGGGAACCCTGCGGTCAGCAAGACCGGCGCCGCACCGAAACGCAGGTCTTTGGCGCCGCGGTGCACGCTGGAGACCACGGTGTTGCCGGTGACCCGCTCCGGCCGGGCGTCGGGGTCGAAATTGTCGATGCCCCAGCGCAGCAGCGCCGCGGGCGTCGCGGCGAAGGCCCGATCGGCCGCGGCCGCAGCCGGGTGGGCGCCGCGACGCCGGCCTCCGGCGATGTCGGCGGCGATCCGTTCGCAGCGGGCATCGTGGCCCAGGATCGGGTAAAGCCCGACCGGAATATTGCCGAAGTGGTTGTGGGCGTGGCGTTCACCGGCTTTGGCCATCGGCACTTCGGCGCCCAGATCCTCGCAGGGTTCGTCGAGATACCCCGACAGCGCCGCGGACACCGCTGACAGCACCGCCACGGTGACCGTCGGCCCGCGCAGTTCTTGTCGCTGCCGCACCAGGGTTCGCACTGTCCGACGGCCGCCCGGCCGGTTGTTGGTGGCCAGCGGCGGGCGGTCACCTACGGGGGGCGGCAAGAGTCCCGCCGCAGTGTCATCGACGCGGCTGCGGTGGGTACGTGCCGCGACAACTGCGTGCCAAGGCAGGAAGCCACGGCCCGGTGTGCGCACCGCGGGAACCGGTGCGGCCCGACCGAACAGCCAGGCGGCCAACGCTGAAGCCCGCCCGCCATCGGCAAGGGCATGCGCCACCTGCAGCACCGCCACCGTGCCCGCGCCGCGGCGCCCGGGAATGTCGTGGACCGGCGCGAACACGTGCAACCGCCAGGGCGCCGCCCGGACATCGAGCTGGTCGTCGGTCAGGCGCGCGACGGCATCCAGGCAACCGGCCCAGTTGTCCTCGGGTGCCCGGATCGCAGCTACGTCCTCGATGGGCTCGGTAAGCGACACCCACCGCGGGTAGCGCAGCGCACCGGCGTCGGCGACCCGGATGGTCAGGTCCGGGATCGTTCGGGCTCGGTCGAGCATCGCGGCGATCGCGTCGTCGAGGTCGGCCGGTACCCCCGCGAAGGCGTACAGCAGGAACTGGTCGCTGGGGATCTTCGCGGACATCCAGTAGAACTGCGCGTCGATCGCCGTCATGGGGCGTCCAGGTGTCAGGCCAAGAATTGCAGCACCCGATCGGCGATCTCGTCGGGCCGCTCAAGTTGCAGGAAGTGACCGGCATTCTCGACGATGGCCACCGCACTGCCCGCGGGCAACGCCGGCTGCACCCACCGCGTGAACCCCGGCGACATGCAGCCATCGATGCGCCCGTGCAGGTACAGGGTCTGCAACCGTGGGAGTTGCAGCCAGTGCCGGTGCAGCTCGGCGTAGCGATCGGGAGCCCGCAGACTGCGCAGCGCCCGGTAGGGCCCGAGTGCGGCTCGCCAGCCCTCCGGCGTTCCGATGGCCGCGTCGACGTGCCGCAGATCTTCCTCGGCGGCGTACCCGGGCGACCACCGCCGCCACAACAGCGGCAGCACCCATGCGGCGGATCGGTCCGGCAGCCAGGGCAGTTGGAAGTAGCTGATGTACCAGCTGCGCAGCAGTTGTGCCGGCAGGTAGCTGGCCAGAGCGAGCCGGTCTGTCCCGCGAACCGCGCGCAGCGACGCCGGCGGAGGCACCGACATGATCACCGCCTTGGCGAACGGACTGTCCGGCATCGCGGCCAGCCCGGTGGCGGCCATCGCCCCCCAGTCATGACCGATCACCACGTCGCGCCCGGTCCCGCCGACGGCGGCATACACCCGCAGCGCGTCGTCCATCAGCGCGCCGATGTGGTAGCTGCCGTCGGTGGGGATCGACGACGGCGCGTAGCCCCGCATGAACGGCGCCACCACATGCCAGCCGGCCGCGACCAGGCGCGGCGCCAGCCGGCGCCAGCCGTAGGCGGTGTCAGGAAACCCGTGCAGGCACAACGCCACCGGGTCACCCGGTGTCCCCCAACTCAACGCCTTGAGCGCGACCCCGGGCGTAGACACGTCGATCCACCGCGGTTCACTCATCACATACCCCCAGAACGGGCCGGGCAGGCGTTTCTGTCCGCCCTGTCGTTCAACTATCTACCATCTTGAGATGCGCACAGCCCAGACCGTCGAGTACGACGGCGTCGGCGGAGTAACGCTGGTCGCCGACGAGTGGAACCGGGGCGCCACCGATGCCAACGAGCATCCGACGATCGTGATGCTGCACGGCGGCGGACAGAATCGGCACTCCTGGCACAAGACGGGCCAGATTCTGGCCGACCGCGGCTATCACGTCGTCGCGCTCGACACCCGCGGCCACGGCGACAGCGACCGCGCACCGAACGCCGACTACGCCATCGAGACGCTCACCGCCGACGCCGTCGCCCTGATCGAGGCGATCGGCCGGCCGGTGGCACTGATCGGGGCCAGTATGGGTGGACTGACCGGCATTCTGGTGGCCGATGAGGCCGGGCCGCAGCGGGTCACCAAGCTGGTGTTGGTCGATGTGGTGCCGCGCTACGAGAAGGATGGCAGCGCCCGGATCCGCGACTTCATGTTCGGCCACATCGACGGTTTCGACTCCCTGGCGCAGGCCGCCGACGCGGTGGCCGCGTACCTGCCGCACCGAGCCAAGCCCCGCAGTCCCGAGGGGCTGAAAAAGAATCTGCGGTTCCGCGACGGCCGCTGGTACTGGCACTGGGATCCGGCGCTGATGACCAAACCCAGCGACGATCCGGCGCTGCGCACCGAGAAGATCGAGGCCGCCGCCATGGGGCTGCAGATCCCGATCCTGCTGATCCGCGGCAAGCTGTCCGACGTGGTCAGCGCCGAAGGTGTCGCGGACTTCCTGTCCAAGGTCCCCGGTGCGCGCCTCGTCGAGTTGTCCGACGCCGGGCACACCGCAGCCGGCGACGACAACGACGCCTTCAGCGCCGCCGTCGTCGAGTTCGTGTCGGGCTGAATGTTCGGGATCGGATGGCTGACGCCGACGCTGGTGGCGGTCGGTGTGCTGGCGGCGGTGGCGGTCACCGAGGCCGTCGCCCTGGCGGTGTTGACCCGACAGTTGCGGACGGTCCAAGCCGAGAACGAGGCGCTGCGCGGTCGAGTCGACACCCGCAACCTATTGCTGGCCGGCGGACGTGAGGCCGTCAAGACCGTGTGGCAGACCGCGAACCTGGTGCGCAAGCAGGGGTTTGGTGCGGCCGTGCGCAGTTCGATCGAAGACCTCGCCGACTGGGCGGAGGTGGAACGCCCCGATCTGGCCCGCCTGACCCCGAACGGGCATGTGGTGGTGCTGTTCACCGACATCGAGGGGTCCACCGCGCTCAACGAGCGGATCGGTGATCGCGCCTGGGTGAAGCTGATCGCCCGCCATGACGAGATGGTGCAACGTCTGGTCGCCCAGCACTCCGGGCATGTGGTCAAGAGCCAGGGCGACGGCTTCATGATCGCGTTCGCCCAGCCCGAGCAGGCGGTGCGCTGCGCCATCGACATCCAGCACGCGCTGGCTTCGCGGCGCGGGCGCAAACCGCAGCATCCGATTCGGGTCCGGATCGGGGTGCACATGGGACGCTCGGTGCGCCGCGGTGATGACCTGTTCGGCCGCAACGTCGCGATGGCCGCGCGGGTGGCCGCGGCCGCCGAGGGCGGCCAGATCCTGATCAGCGGACCGGTGCGCGACGCCGTCAAGGAATGCGACGACATCACCGTCGGCGCCGGCCGCGACGCCGAGCTGAAGGGCTTCGCCGGCACGCACCGCCTCTATGCCGTCGACGTCACCGACTGACTGGCGGGCCTAGGCTCCGTTAGTCTTCGCCGCCGGCCTCGGCCAGCCGCTCATGCAGCCGGGCGCGGATTTCGTCGGGCGTGTAGGCCCGTCGCCGCCGCTGGTCCCGCGCCACCAGCACTCCCCCGGCGGCAACCCCGACCACACCCGCCAGGCCGATCCATTTCCAGATGCTGCGCACGCTCACACTTTATGGTGCTGAGCGTGGACGAACACACCGTGACTTTGGAGCGTGCGTTGGCGGAGACGCGCACCGGCGACATCTGGCTGTTCCGGGGGCGCTCCGGCCCCGACCGCGCTATCCAAACGCTGTCCAACTCTCCGGTGAACCACGTCGGGATGACGGTGGCCCTCGATGACCTGCCGCCGCTGATCTGGCATGCCGAGCTCGGTGACAAGCTGCACGACTTCTGGACCGGCACCAATCACCGCGGCGTGCAGCTCAACGACGCCCGGGCCGCCGTCGAACAGTGGATGGGCCGCTACGAGCAGCGCTGCTGGTTTCGCCAGCTCAGTGGGACCATCACCCGCAAGCAGGAGAACCACCTGCTGCAGGCGATCGCGCGGATGGACGGCACCGCGTTTCCCACCACGGCGCGGCTCACCGGCCGGTGGCTGCGGGGCCGGATGCCCACCCTGGCCGACTGGACCCGCGGCATCCCGTTTCTGGACCGCAAGGTTCACGAGATCAGCCAGCGACGCAAGGCCCGCAACAGCAAGGTCGCGTTGCAGACCGCCTACTGCGCCGAGACGGTGGCCATCACCTACGAGGAGATGGGTCTGCTGTCGACCGACAAGAATTCGAACTGGTTCGACCCCGGCTCGTTCTGGAGCGGCGACATCCTGCCGTTGGCTCCCGGTTACCAGCTGGGCCGGGAGATCGTCGTGGTGCGCTAGTTGCGATTTCGGCGCGGTTTCGCCCGCCCAGCGGGAGTTATCGCGCCGAAATCGCTAGACCGTCAGCTCGCCCATCGCCGACCAGCCCGTGGCGTCGATCTGCTGGCTGATGATCTTCGGCGTCGACACGAGCGCCTGCGGCATGTCGGCCATGGCCTGCTTGAAGTGATCGCTGTTGACGTGCGCGCCGCCAGCCGCACCGTCCCGGAAGGCCTCGACGAGCACGTACTCGTTTGGATCCTCCAGGCTGCGCGACCAGTCGAACCACAGGTTGCCCGGCTCGGCACGGGTGGCCTCGGTGAAGCCGGCCACCAGCTGCGGCCAGCGCTCGGCCCACTCCGGCTTGACCGCGAACTTGACCACGATGAAGATCATCGCCGCTACCCGATTTCCAGCGTGCTGCGCACCGGGGTGACATTGGTGGTCAAATCCAGTACCGGGCAATGCTTTTCGACGACCTCGTGTAGTTCGCGGTACCGCTCTTCACTTTCCGGGCCAGTCACGGTGACGACCACCCGCACCTCGCTGAAGCCGGGGCGGACCGAATCGTCCAGACCGAAGAATCCGCGCACGTCCAGGTCTCCCTCGGCCCGCCCGGTGATCTCGTCGACCGCGATGCCCAACTTCTCGGCCCAGTACCGCCAGGTGACCACCTGGCAGGACAGCAGCGAGCCCAGGTAGTACTCGACCGGATTGGGTGCGGTGTTCTCGCCGCCGAGTGCTGGCGGTTCATCGACCTCAACGCTGTAGCGGCCCATGGTGATGGTGCTGGCGACGGCGTCGTGCGCGACGGCCGAGGCACGGAAGACCACCTGGGAGCCGGCGGGGTCGGCGGCAGCCGGGTCACTGGTGGCGGCGACGACGGCGGCCAGGCGAGTTGTCGAAGAAGTCATGCCGGTAAGGGTAGAACCCCGCGATGTGGTCGGCGAAGCACGCGGCCACCAGGTCGCCCAAAGGAATACCATTTGCCGCCGCCAGGGGCTAGCCTGAGCGACGTGGAGGTACTACGGCACGTAATAGTTCTGCTGCACATCGTCGGATTCGCGGTGACCTTCGGGGCCTTGATCGCCGAAGCCGCGGCACGGCGCTTCCAGCTCACCCCGGTGATGGACTACGGCGTGGTGCTGTCGCTGCTGACCGGACTCGCGCTGGCCGCCCCCTGGCCCGCCGGCGTGGTGCTCAACTACCCCAAGATCGAGATCAAGCTGGTGATCCTGATCGCCCTCGGTGCCGTGCTGGGCATCGGCCGGGCCCGGCAGCGCAAGTCAGGAGGGGAAGCCCCTCGCCCGCTGTTCTACGCCGCGGGCGCCCTGGCCCTGACGGCCGCGGGGCTCGCCGTCATCTGGTAGTCGTCACGTCTTGGCCATCGAATCTTTCTGATCCAAACGGGCTACGCCGAGTTCGACTCGGCAGCGTTCGCCGTGCCTGTAGAACGAAGCCCGGCACGGTGTTCACCAAGTCTGAGCGACTTCAGGCGAAGCCCCGAAGCGCGGAGTAAGAGGACCAGACCTGACGCGGGCTGGGAACTTTGGGCAACCACGCCAGCTCCCAGTGAATGCCGTTGATCGGGTCGTCGAAGAACACCGCGTAGTAGCCCGGCCAGTATTGCGGGTACTCCTTGGGTTCGTCGGTGACGTGGATGTCGCGCGCGGCCAAGAAGTCGCGGTGAAAGCGGTCGACCTCTTTCCTATTACGTGCCCACAACGCAATATGGTTGATGCCGACCGCCTGATCGCGGCGCGTCAGCTTCCCTCCGGTGCGGGCCGGCTGAATGCCGATGTAGCTGTGCGGATTTGCGTGATTGGTCATGTGGTAAATCGACTGATATTCCATGTTTAGCGACGAGACGCTGCTATAGCCGAGCCAGCCGAACAGCGCGTCATAGAACTTGAGGGAATCGTCGTAGTTCAAGACCGCGAACTCAACGTGACTGACTCCGCGCCACCTCATGTCGCCTCCCCCAAAGCTAATCACTACGCGACGTAGTAAGTGGGGGGCGGGTGTTGAGAAGGGCTGTAGACCCCTACGTTCGATAGACGTCGCAGCGGTGACGGACCGAAATCACCTCAACACGAATTCGGTAGTCGTCGATGTCGTAGAGGACGCGAAACTGCCTCCGTCGCGCCGCATAGGTTCCGGTGAGTTCATTTCGGAGCGGCTTGCCTACGCGTCGCGGATTTTCGGCCAGTGGTCCCATGATGAACTCGAGACACGCCGCAGCAACCGCTTCCGGAAGCTCCTCCGACAAGGCGCTGCGCGCACCCGGAGACAAGACCACCTCATAGATCACTGAGGCAATCGCCCTTTGGCCCGCATCTCCTTCGCCACATCATCAAGGGAGTAGAGATCCCCGCCGGCGATGTCGGCTTGCCCTTGACGAAGTTCTCTCATCAGATCCGGGTCGCTCAAGATGTCCAGCGTTTCCATGATCGAGTCGTAGTCGTCAGCGCCAAGAATCACGGCTGCTCGCCGGCCCTGCCGAGTAACCTCCACGCGTTGATGTGTCCGGACCGCCTCATCGACCAACTTGGACAGATTCGCCCGTACCTCGGCCAGCGGCAGCGTCGTTATGTACAGAATTCTAGCGCGAATGCAGGATAGGCGGCACCTCAGCTGCCGAATTTCGTGCGAGCCGCCTCGATTAAATGAACCTTGTGCAGCCCTCGGGGCGCGGTAGGCACGCTAGCCGCGGCCAGCCTCGTCGGCCTCGCGGATCAGCCCGACCAGCGTCGGCACCAACGCCACGACCTGGTCGTAGTGGTCGCGCCAGTCCACCTGGGCGAGGCCGAGATAGTCCTGCCCGGCAAGCTCCAGCAGAACACGATCTTGTCCCGTCAATCGCGGTGCGACTCGTTGCGCGGCAACGTCCTTGGCCACAATCTGCCCGGTCTCGATGGTGACCAGGATGCGCGCCAAGGTCAGTAGGAAGAACCGCTCCTCGCCGGCTGGGTCGTTCATGAGGTCGGGCAGCAACGCGAGCTGGGCGTGCCGGAGTAGCTCGGGCGGCACCGGAGCGACGAGAGCTTCGAGCGGTTGGCCGCGTAGCACCCGATGCGCGCTCTGGGCGGTGGCCAGCAGCACGACCACATCGGGGTCGGAAATCGGGGGCGGGACATGACCGTCCAGCAGCTCCGCGCGCAGCCATTCGCCGAATTGAAAGTCGCGGCGGGGCTTCTGCGGCAACGGATCAACGTCGGCCACGACCAGGCTGGTCAGTTCTAGGGGCCGACGGTCGGCGACCTCGGGGAACTGGGCAGCGTGCCCGCGCCACCCGGACGCACTCAGCAGCACGGAGACCAGCGAGGCCCGCTCGGACTCGGACAACGTCGTGCGGGTGAGGACCAGCAGATCGACGTCGCTGTCCGGCCGCAGCCCGCCGGTTGCCGCCGAACCGTAGAGGTAGGCGCCGACCGGCTCGCCCGGCCGGTTCTCGTTCAGATAACTCAGGACCGGCGTGAGCAGTGCCTCCATGTGCAGCAACGGGTATGGCCGACCCGCATCGTCACGCTCGCTGCGGCCCGTGACGACGAAACCGCGCCGAACGTAGAACCCGACCGCCTGCTCGTTCTGCTCGTTGACGTCGACCAAGCGGATCTGCTGCTCGGCCATCGCGTGTTCGAGAAGTGCGGTACCGACTCCGTGGCCACGAGCATCGGCGTGGACGAACAACATCTCCAGCTGCTCCCCCGCCGTGCCGGCGAAACCCACCGGCTCACCGTCGATCTCAGCGACGGTGAGACGAACTCCGGGAAAGTACTTGCCCGCCAGCTGGCTTTCGATCGCCGCGCGGTCGGCTTCTGCCACAAAGTCGTGCGTCGCGGCGACGGCGCTGCGCCAGATCGCCACCAGCCGGGGATATTCGGCCGGGCCGACGCAGTCACGGATCCGCACCGCGGTCAGATTACCGGGCAAGGGCCTCCACGCCTCGATACCCTGTAACCGATGGACGCGATCGAGGAAGCGGGCCCGTTCTTTCACGGCACCAAAGCTCAACTGGTGGTTGGTGACCTGCTCAGCGCGGGCTTCCGGTCCAACTACCGGCCCGAGATCGCGATGAACCACATCTACTTCACCGCGCTGGTCAGCGGTGCCGGGCTGGCGGCCGAGCTCGCCGCCGGCGACGGGGAACCGCGGGTGTACCGCGTCGAACCGACCGGGGAATTCGAGAACGACCCCAACGTCACCGACAAGAAGTTCCCCGGCAATCCGACCCGCTCATATCGCAGCAGTGCACCGCTTGTCGTTGTCGAAGAGATCCTTGATTGGCCGCGACTGACGCCCGAGGCACTTCAGGAGTGGCGTGATCGGCTGGCCGCGCTGCGCGCTGACGGGCTCGACGAGATCATCAACTGAGCGACGCTCCCGAAGACACCGCTTCCGGCAACTACCCGCTGAAGAACGGCGGCACCGCCGGCTGCCACTGCCCGGTACGGGACGATGGCGCGCTCGATGGACAGTCGCACGATGTCGATCAGCCCAGCCACCTGGCGGCGCTTGGCACGAAGCTTCACCAGGTAGCGGCCTCCGATGCACGCCGCAGCCACCACCACAAAAATCCAGAGCAGCGCCGCCACCAGGTAGATCACCTCAACCACCGACATGAGGACGAGCCTCCCCCATGGTCGTCGCAGTGAGGTCACCGCCGAGACACACGTCGGCGACTTCTCCGGCATCAACCACTGGTTAAAACGACTTCGCAACAGTCCCTACACGTTGAACCGCAACTCCACCACGTCCCGTTACCGATCAACGTCACTGACATAAACAGCCTCCGAGCCCTCGTCCACCAATGCCCAGATCGCCGCACTCTGCTCAGACGACAGAGAGAAGCAGCCGAAGCGCACGCGGTTCACCGGAAATTGGTCGCGAATGCGGCTGAGCGGCAGTGGGCTGATCTCCCGCAGGGAGGCGGCCAACCGAAAACCACCCGGAATCGCGGCGCTCGGTTCGGGAGCTTCACCGGTTATCTTTCCGACGATGGCGATCGCGCGGAAGGGCTCGCCGTCAGGAAAGGCCGTCTTCGGTGAGTAGATGAAGATGCCGTCGCCGATCTTCATGCGGGCCAATGGAGCGCGCTTGCCATGGTTCGCCATGACGAACCCGTCCCGGAGCCCACGTCGTGCGTGGTCGCGGGAAGCGACGATCACCCAGGTAGTTCGCTCGTCATGGCCCATAGGCAAACAGTACGAGTCGACACCGCCAGCTAGACGTTGAATCTGAACTCCACCGGATCCCGACGCCGATAAACGGCAGATTACGCAGGCGGCATCATGACCGGATACCGCACGAAGCGAATGCCCGTGAAAGTCGGACCGGCGCTCCTCCGCACCACATCTCGTACGAGACTCCATTGACCCGCAAGACTTTCCGTGATCAACAGCTACGCACTCTCTAGAGGCGTAATGGCCTCGACCTGGTCCATCAGCGCACGACGCTCGGTCCGGAGTTCGTAGTGCGACTGAAGGTTCATCCAGAACTCCTCTGACGTTCCGAAGTACCGCGCCAGACGGATCGCCGTGTCGGCCGTGATTCCACGCTTGCCGTGCACGATCTCGTTGATCCGACGCGGCGGCACACCGATGGACACGGCCAGCTTGTTCTGGGTGATCCCAAAGCCCTCGATGAAGTCCTCCATCAGGATCTCCCCCGGATGGATCGGCTCGATCCGATCATTCTCAGCGGCAGTCGACGAGTTCGACATCTTCTGCACCCCCTTCACTCCAGACAAAGCAGATTCGCCATTGGGCGTTGACGCGGATGCTGTGCTGCCCGCGCCGACCACCGACCAACCGCTCCAGGCGATTGCCCGGCGGAACTCGAAGATCCCTGATGACCCTGGCCGCATGGATCAGTTCGAGCTTCCGCAACGTTGCCCGCTGGATCGTCCGGTCCACACCCTTGACGTACCGCTCCTGCCAGATCCGCTCGGTGTCCTTGTCGCCGAACGACCTGATCACGAGACGATCGTATAACGCATCTCGTCAATAACGTTATACGTTAAACCGAAACTCCACCACGTTCCGTCACCGATAAACATCACGACGATGCCGTACGTCGATACCCCGGACAACGACGACGTCCTCATGGATCTCGTAGACAACCCGAAACTCGCCGCGCCGCGCCGACCAGCGATCAGCCAACTCGTCGCGCAGGCGCTTGCCGACCCTCTGCGGGTTCTCGGCAAGCGGACCGCGAATGAACTCCCAACAAGCCGCGGCGACCACCTCGGGAAGCTCCTCGCACAAACTTCGCCGGGCGCGCCGAGTCAGCTCGACCCGGTACGTCATGAAGTGATGATGCCCCTCGCACGGAGTTCGGCCTTCACCTCGTTAAGCGGGTAGACGCGGCCGGCCGCGATATCGGCGTCCGCCTCGCGAATGGCCTCCATCGCTTCTCGATCACCCAGAATCTCGAGCGTCTCTATGAGTGAGTCGTAGTCGTCGGCGCTGATCAGCACGGCGGCGCGGCGCCCGTTCTTGGTGACCTCCACCCGCTGATGCGTGCGCACGGCCTCATCCACCAATTTGGACAGGTTGGCCCGCACCTCAGCGAGCGGCAGCGTAGTCATGTACAGAATTCTAGCGCGGCGGAAGACGGGCGCGGTGACGCTAG is a window from the Mycobacterium sp. SVM_VP21 genome containing:
- a CDS encoding short-chain fatty acyl-CoA regulator family protein, whose translation is MAPTTTRTFAGARLRRLREERGLTQVALARALNLSTSYVNQLENDQRPITVPVLLALTDRFSLPAQYFSGDADARLVADLRDMFTATAGEHAASDSQIEELVARMPDIGNSLLTMHRQLRGATEELESYRSQISGDSAQSVARPMPFEEVRDFFYDRNNYIGELDNAAEKLFVETGMRFGGLDIQLSTLMAERFDITVAIVDDLPTGTKRVFDPATRVLRIAHWLLAGQRAFQIATQLALLTQQELMSDIVAQDQSLSPESRDVAKIGLANYFAGAFLLPYRQFQRSATDLRYDIDLLGRRFEVGFETVCHRLSTLQQPGRRGVPFIFVRTDKAGNISKRQSATAFHFSRVGGSCPLWVVHDAFSQPGRIVTQVAQMPDGRKYFWIATTTPPEGRGYLGQHKTFAVGLGCDLAHADKLVYSTGVALNDDATVVPIGAGCKICEREACPQRAFPFLGRRVVVDENAGSGLPYSPVVSVPAGR
- a CDS encoding DoxX family protein, giving the protein MVTAADVALLLLRLVLGLTMAAHGFNKFFGGGRIPGTAGWFESIGMKHGKFQAVTAATAEIAAGLGLAVGLLTPIAAAGFVALMAVAVWTVHRANGFFVLTNGWEYNLVLATGAVVVAMLGPGYLSADHQMFCHCWKNGWPGLWISLGLGLAGAIGQLALFYRPAGTDTTGE
- a CDS encoding DUF1298 domain-containing protein codes for the protein MTAIDAQFYWMSAKIPSDQFLLYAFAGVPADLDDAIAAMLDRARTIPDLTIRVADAGALRYPRWVSLTEPIEDVAAIRAPEDNWAGCLDAVARLTDDQLDVRAAPWRLHVFAPVHDIPGRRGAGTVAVLQVAHALADGGRASALAAWLFGRAAPVPAVRTPGRGFLPWHAVVAARTHRSRVDDTAAGLLPPPVGDRPPLATNNRPGGRRTVRTLVRQRQELRGPTVTVAVLSAVSAALSGYLDEPCEDLGAEVPMAKAGERHAHNHFGNIPVGLYPILGHDARCERIAADIAGGRRRGAHPAAAAADRAFAATPAALLRWGIDNFDPDARPERVTGNTVVSSVHRGAKDLRFGAAPVLLTAGFPSLSPAMGLTHGVHGIGDTVVISVHAAESAVSDIEVYLRLLDAAL
- a CDS encoding alpha/beta fold hydrolase, whose product is MSEPRWIDVSTPGVALKALSWGTPGDPVALCLHGFPDTAYGWRRLAPRLVAAGWHVVAPFMRGYAPSSIPTDGSYHIGALMDDALRVYAAVGGTGRDVVIGHDWGAMAATGLAAMPDSPFAKAVIMSVPPPASLRAVRGTDRLALASYLPAQLLRSWYISYFQLPWLPDRSAAWVLPLLWRRWSPGYAAEEDLRHVDAAIGTPEGWRAALGPYRALRSLRAPDRYAELHRHWLQLPRLQTLYLHGRIDGCMSPGFTRWVQPALPAGSAVAIVENAGHFLQLERPDEIADRVLQFLA
- a CDS encoding alpha/beta hydrolase; translated protein: MRTAQTVEYDGVGGVTLVADEWNRGATDANEHPTIVMLHGGGQNRHSWHKTGQILADRGYHVVALDTRGHGDSDRAPNADYAIETLTADAVALIEAIGRPVALIGASMGGLTGILVADEAGPQRVTKLVLVDVVPRYEKDGSARIRDFMFGHIDGFDSLAQAADAVAAYLPHRAKPRSPEGLKKNLRFRDGRWYWHWDPALMTKPSDDPALRTEKIEAAAMGLQIPILLIRGKLSDVVSAEGVADFLSKVPGARLVELSDAGHTAAGDDNDAFSAAVVEFVSG
- a CDS encoding adenylate/guanylate cyclase domain-containing protein; translation: MFGIGWLTPTLVAVGVLAAVAVTEAVALAVLTRQLRTVQAENEALRGRVDTRNLLLAGGREAVKTVWQTANLVRKQGFGAAVRSSIEDLADWAEVERPDLARLTPNGHVVVLFTDIEGSTALNERIGDRAWVKLIARHDEMVQRLVAQHSGHVVKSQGDGFMIAFAQPEQAVRCAIDIQHALASRRGRKPQHPIRVRIGVHMGRSVRRGDDLFGRNVAMAARVAAAAEGGQILISGPVRDAVKECDDITVGAGRDAELKGFAGTHRLYAVDVTD
- a CDS encoding guanylate cyclase; translated protein: MVLSVDEHTVTLERALAETRTGDIWLFRGRSGPDRAIQTLSNSPVNHVGMTVALDDLPPLIWHAELGDKLHDFWTGTNHRGVQLNDARAAVEQWMGRYEQRCWFRQLSGTITRKQENHLLQAIARMDGTAFPTTARLTGRWLRGRMPTLADWTRGIPFLDRKVHEISQRRKARNSKVALQTAYCAETVAITYEEMGLLSTDKNSNWFDPGSFWSGDILPLAPGYQLGREIVVVR
- a CDS encoding antibiotic biosynthesis monooxygenase, with translation MIFIVVKFAVKPEWAERWPQLVAGFTEATRAEPGNLWFDWSRSLEDPNEYVLVEAFRDGAAGGAHVNSDHFKQAMADMPQALVSTPKIISQQIDATGWSAMGELTV
- a CDS encoding OsmC family protein, which codes for MTSSTTRLAAVVAATSDPAAADPAGSQVVFRASAVAHDAVASTITMGRYSVEVDEPPALGGENTAPNPVEYYLGSLLSCQVVTWRYWAEKLGIAVDEITGRAEGDLDVRGFFGLDDSVRPGFSEVRVVVTVTGPESEERYRELHEVVEKHCPVLDLTTNVTPVRSTLEIG
- a CDS encoding Fe-S protein; translation: MEVLRHVIVLLHIVGFAVTFGALIAEAAARRFQLTPVMDYGVVLSLLTGLALAAPWPAGVVLNYPKIEIKLVILIALGAVLGIGRARQRKSGGEAPRPLFYAAGALALTAAGLAVIW